From the genome of Scytonema hofmannii PCC 7110, one region includes:
- a CDS encoding TatD family hydrolase — MTSDQSKIQNPKSKIFIMFIDPHIHMSSRTTDDYQMMRQAGIVAVIEPAFWFGQPRTSVGSYQDYFSSLVGWERFRAAQFGIRHYCTIGLNSKEANNEPLAEQVMELLPLYACKEGVVAIGEIGYDDMTPVEDKYFRLQLELAKELDMLVMIHTPHRDKKAGTSRSMDVCLEHGLKPSQVIVDHNNEETVQEVLERGFWAAFTIYPNTKMGNARMVEIVRQYGCDRIIVDSSADWGVSDPLAVPKTAQLMLERGISEAHVRAVCYENALLAYSQSGQMKESDWLNPSPIDQRQLFNGNSVLRGQKPVIGTPVREYALIE, encoded by the coding sequence GTGACCAGTGACCAATCTAAAATCCAAAATCCAAAATCCAAAATTTTTATTATGTTTATAGATCCTCACATTCACATGAGTTCTCGCACTACCGACGATTATCAGATGATGCGTCAAGCTGGAATTGTGGCTGTTATTGAGCCAGCGTTTTGGTTTGGACAACCTCGTACTAGTGTTGGGTCTTACCAAGATTACTTTAGCAGCTTAGTCGGGTGGGAACGATTCCGTGCAGCACAGTTTGGGATAAGACATTACTGTACAATTGGGTTGAACTCCAAAGAAGCTAACAACGAACCACTAGCAGAGCAAGTCATGGAGTTGTTACCCCTGTACGCCTGTAAAGAAGGTGTCGTCGCTATTGGTGAAATTGGCTACGACGATATGACTCCTGTAGAAGATAAATACTTTCGCTTGCAGTTGGAGTTGGCAAAAGAATTAGATATGCTGGTGATGATTCATACACCTCACCGCGATAAAAAAGCAGGAACCAGTCGCAGTATGGATGTGTGCTTGGAGCATGGGTTAAAACCATCACAAGTAATTGTGGATCACAACAACGAAGAAACCGTGCAAGAAGTTTTAGAGCGCGGCTTTTGGGCGGCTTTTACAATTTACCCAAACACAAAGATGGGTAATGCTCGCATGGTAGAAATTGTTCGTCAATACGGATGCGATCGCATTATTGTAGACAGCAGTGCTGATTGGGGAGTCAGCGATCCGCTAGCAGTACCCAAAACAGCCCAACTGATGCTAGAAAGAGGAATTTCAGAAGCACACGTGCGAGCCGTTTGTTATGAAAACGCACTTCTTGCTTACAGCCAAAGCGGTCAAATGAAAGAATCCGACTGGCTCAACCCATCACCTATAGATCAACGCCAGTTATTTAATGGAAATTCCGTACTGCGGGGACAAAAACCTGTTATAGGAACTCCTGTTCGCGAATATGCACTTATTGAGTAA
- the eboC gene encoding UbiA-like protein EboC (EboC, a homolog the polyprenyltransferase UbiA, belongs to system of proteins involved in the trafficking of precursor metabolites to an extracytoplasmic compartment so that the biosynthesis of certain natural products, such as scytonemin, can be completed.), which yields MNTAMTTPRLRAYFQLMRPANIVTAWADILAGFAASGSIVLANQAVIGGSTPDNLTSLAWLLLSTTGLYGGGVIFNDVFDVSIDSIERPERPIPSGRVSRTEAILIGSLFLCVGISAALQVSLLSATLASGIAAAALLYDAWGKHHPVFGPFNMGLCRGCNLLLGVSAMSSMITECWLLALIPIVYIAAITTLSRGEVHGGKVSTGIIALLLVSTVIAGLLGLGLLNNYHLLAALPFVVLLAVRVLLPFIKAVSKPSPENIRIAVRVGILSLTVLDATVAAGFASLPYGLIVLLLLPISIALSKIFAVT from the coding sequence ATGAACACAGCAATGACAACACCGCGATTGCGGGCGTATTTTCAGTTAATGAGACCAGCCAACATTGTCACTGCATGGGCAGATATTTTAGCAGGCTTTGCAGCCTCAGGAAGTATTGTTCTTGCAAACCAAGCTGTAATTGGGGGGTCAACGCCAGATAACTTAACATCACTAGCATGGCTGCTGCTATCAACTACGGGTTTATACGGTGGTGGAGTTATCTTTAATGATGTATTTGATGTCAGTATAGACTCTATAGAACGACCTGAGAGACCTATCCCTAGTGGAAGGGTATCTCGTACAGAGGCAATTCTCATAGGAAGCCTGTTTTTATGTGTGGGTATTTCAGCAGCTTTGCAAGTGAGTTTGCTAAGTGCAACTTTGGCGTCTGGTATCGCGGCGGCTGCTCTTTTGTATGATGCGTGGGGAAAGCATCACCCTGTTTTTGGTCCATTCAATATGGGGCTTTGTCGCGGCTGTAACTTATTGCTTGGCGTAAGTGCAATGTCATCAATGATTACAGAGTGCTGGCTTCTCGCTTTAATTCCCATTGTTTACATCGCTGCTATCACAACTTTAAGCCGAGGTGAAGTACACGGGGGTAAAGTCAGTACTGGCATTATTGCGCTACTACTTGTTAGCACGGTCATTGCAGGGCTTTTGGGTTTGGGTTTATTGAATAATTATCACCTGCTTGCGGCACTACCATTCGTTGTACTGCTAGCTGTGCGAGTCTTACTACCTTTTATAAAAGCTGTTAGCAAACCAAGCCCAGAAAACATTCGTATAGCTGTACGAGTGGGTATTTTATCATTAACGGTGTTAGATGCTACAGTAGCTGCTGGTTTCGCTAGCTTGCCATACGGGTTAATCGTCCTGTTGCTACTACCCATTTCGATAGCACTGTCAAAAATCTTTGCCGTTACTTAA
- a CDS encoding glycosyltransferase family 4 protein gives MRILIYSYNYHPEPIGIAPLMTELAEGLVKQGHQVRVITGMPNYPQREIYEEYKGKWFVTEFKNGVTIQRSYLRIKSKPNLIDRLLLELSFVFTSLPQAINGWRPDVILLTVPPLLISLPAILLGWIYNCRVILNVQDILPEAAIRVGLIKHKLMICALETLEKFAYRHSHTISVIADGFRENLINKGVPAQKIFCVPNWVNVNFIRPLPKQGNVFRAAYQLEDKFVVLYSGNIALTQGLETVIEAAVSLRHIPEIVFVIAGESRALQRLRKYCQSCGANNVLLIPLVAREKLSEMLAAADLGLVVQKRNVISFNMPSKIPLLLASGRPIVASVPASGTAARAVRKSGGGIVVAPESPQDMASAVLELYKNPERAAKLGKQGRQFAVEHYSFEQALAAYEALFAEVVTSSTTNTALLSRNRNPVSQRNRVSHSANS, from the coding sequence ATGAGAATTCTGATTTACTCCTACAACTACCATCCAGAACCCATTGGCATTGCTCCTCTCATGACTGAACTAGCAGAAGGACTAGTAAAGCAAGGACATCAAGTGAGAGTGATAACAGGAATGCCAAACTACCCACAGCGTGAAATATACGAGGAGTATAAAGGCAAGTGGTTTGTCACAGAATTTAAAAATGGCGTCACCATCCAGCGCAGTTATCTGCGAATCAAATCGAAACCCAACCTAATAGACAGACTGTTACTGGAGTTGAGTTTTGTATTTACGAGCTTGCCACAAGCCATTAACGGTTGGCGACCAGATGTTATTCTTTTAACAGTACCACCATTATTAATATCACTTCCTGCAATTTTGCTGGGTTGGATATATAACTGCCGAGTCATATTAAATGTGCAAGATATTTTACCAGAAGCAGCTATACGCGTTGGATTAATAAAACACAAATTGATGATTTGCGCCTTAGAAACTCTGGAAAAATTTGCTTACCGCCACAGTCATACTATCAGTGTTATTGCAGATGGATTTAGAGAAAATTTAATAAATAAAGGAGTTCCAGCCCAGAAAATTTTTTGCGTCCCCAATTGGGTAAATGTTAATTTTATCCGTCCTTTGCCGAAGCAAGGAAATGTCTTTCGAGCAGCTTATCAGTTAGAGGACAAGTTTGTTGTGCTGTACTCGGGTAACATCGCTCTCACTCAAGGTTTAGAGACAGTCATAGAGGCAGCAGTTTCCTTACGTCACATTCCAGAAATTGTCTTTGTCATTGCAGGTGAGTCAAGAGCGCTGCAACGATTAAGAAAATATTGCCAAAGTTGCGGGGCAAATAATGTTTTACTGATACCACTTGTGGCAAGAGAAAAACTATCTGAAATGCTGGCTGCAGCAGATTTAGGATTGGTTGTGCAAAAACGCAATGTCATTTCCTTCAATATGCCTTCTAAAATTCCACTACTACTTGCGTCTGGTCGTCCCATTGTGGCATCGGTTCCTGCATCTGGAACGGCTGCTCGTGCTGTTAGAAAAAGTGGCGGTGGTATAGTTGTTGCTCCTGAATCACCCCAGGATATGGCATCTGCGGTTTTAGAACTCTATAAAAATCCGGAAAGAGCAGCAAAACTTGGTAAGCAAGGAAGGCAGTTTGCTGTTGAACATTATTCTTTTGAGCAAGCACTAGCTGCTTATGAAGCACTATTTGCTGAAGTTGTTACTAGTTCAACAACCAATACTGCTCTCCTAAGCCGGAACAGAAACCCGGTTTCTCAAAGAAACCGGGTTTCTCACAGCGCGAATAGTTAG
- the tyrA gene encoding bifunctional chorismate mutase/prephenate dehydrogenase, whose amino-acid sequence MIPEKLKQTDQNPSNLSRDCLSSSETSKIPNLEEQVAYAISILAEAGFPESLWANNIVQSCYAQRSQDISSSSTDNVAPQKITIIGGCGRMGRFFTNQLAIAGHIVSVLENEDWDRADELLGSADLVMVSVPIEWTTEVIEQAAQYLAPTTALCDLTSLKVEPVQAMLHHHSGSVMGLHPMFGPNVKSFVGQKVIVCPGRNEESFQWLLELIQDRGGEVIVCTPEEHDRMMVIIQATRHFSRFSVGVFLAQEKVDIERSLLMSSFSYRQEIEIIKRLFTQNPNLCVDIMLATPERCQAIARLADTYNRLAMLVARKDREGLIKEFETSTNFFGF is encoded by the coding sequence ATGATCCCAGAAAAGCTGAAACAAACAGACCAAAACCCAAGCAATCTCTCGCGAGATTGCCTATCGAGTTCAGAAACATCAAAAATCCCCAATCTTGAAGAACAAGTTGCATATGCAATTTCCATACTTGCCGAAGCTGGTTTTCCTGAATCACTTTGGGCAAATAATATAGTGCAAAGTTGTTATGCTCAGCGATCGCAGGATATTTCCAGTTCTTCTACTGACAATGTCGCACCTCAAAAGATTACCATAATTGGAGGATGTGGTAGAATGGGGAGATTTTTCACGAATCAACTTGCGATCGCAGGTCATATAGTCAGTGTTCTGGAAAATGAAGATTGGGACCGAGCGGATGAACTGCTTGGTTCAGCAGACCTCGTTATGGTTAGCGTTCCTATTGAGTGGACAACAGAAGTGATCGAGCAAGCCGCTCAATATCTTGCACCAACCACAGCACTATGCGATCTCACAAGTCTGAAGGTTGAACCCGTGCAAGCGATGTTACACCACCATAGCGGTTCGGTGATGGGATTGCACCCTATGTTTGGTCCCAATGTCAAGTCTTTTGTGGGGCAAAAAGTAATCGTGTGTCCCGGTCGAAATGAAGAATCATTTCAATGGTTATTAGAACTCATTCAAGATCGAGGAGGCGAAGTTATTGTTTGCACGCCTGAAGAACACGATCGCATGATGGTGATTATTCAAGCAACCCGTCACTTTTCTAGATTTAGCGTTGGAGTTTTCCTAGCACAAGAGAAAGTAGACATAGAGCGTAGTTTGTTAATGTCTAGTTTCAGCTACCGCCAAGAGATTGAAATCATTAAAAGATTGTTTACCCAAAACCCAAACTTATGTGTGGACATTATGTTGGCAACTCCAGAAAGATGTCAAGCAATAGCCCGGTTAGCTGATACCTATAACCGCTTGGCAATGCTAGTAGCGCGGAAAGATCGAGAGGGATTAATTAAAGAATTTGAAACCTCTACAAACTTTTTTGGATTTTAG